TTAATTCTGTTTTTACGCCATTGACATAATAATCTGGCATTTTAGCAGTATCAGATCGTGGAATAATTTCAACATCATTTCCTGCATCAAGTAAATCATTTACTACTTTTCGTTCATCTGCTGTTAATCCATCCAGTTTTCCTGTCAGTGTTCCTTTAGCAACCTCAACTTCTCCCTTAACCACAGATACTTTCCCGCTTGTTAGCAGTTTTTTCTCCAGTTGGGAGCCAAATGTCAAAATCGCTTCAAAAATATAATAGTATGCCGGATGATTCCTGAACAGCTCTATCTTGTCACGGATCAAATGCTCCGCCCGCTCAGGATTGTCCTGGAGCGCATTCAGGATGTTTTCCGCCCCTTCCGGGAAATCTGCCCCGCTCATTATGATACTTCCTAATGATGCCAGGAATGTTGATAGCGCTGTGGCTACTCCGGCAAGGCTTACCGTTTCTCCAGCAAGTAATGCTGCCGACGCAGTTCCCAGTGCACCACCAGAAACCGTCAGTGCTGATATCCCCGCCACAATTACAACGCCAGCCGTAACTACTCGAACAGTTCCACTGGTTATTCGACCAACCTTCTCCCAATCGATACTTACGAGTAAATCATAAAAGCTCGTGTCACATTCACCGACATATTCTTCACTTAGGTCCTTTGCCTCTCTCATAAGATTCATTAGACGCTCTGAAGAAGTAGTACCAGTGCTGTCAACGCTATCCGAAAGGAACTGCTCATAGTCTGTCTGATGACTTAAGAGCTCTTTGTACTCTTATATATATGTCTCATATGTGCTCTCTTTCTCTCCATAAAGTTCTGGCCCAAAATTACTGTGACTAAACTTACATTGATTGGTATAGTCCGACTTCGCTGGGTTCACTGCGGGTTAAAGAGATTATATTGAAAAATGCATAGCCTCTGAGGGTATCGCCCAGCAAAGCCGGGCGAACAAATCTACCTAAGCTTGACTATTCCTCGTAAACTGTAATAGTCAAGCCTAGTTCTCCCATTATTTCGTCACCTATTTCTACTATCATTTTTTTATTGGGAAACAATTCATTTATTCTTCGTTTCCAATTATAGGTTAAAACCTCGCAAAACTGCATTATTAATGATTCATCTTGATAAGATTCATCTGTACAATTTATAAATAAATCTCCTATGCTCCAACTATTTACCCATTTTTCTATATTCTTTTTATTCTTTCCAAATCTTTCTTCTAATTTTTCTACTTTATTAATAGCCTCCTCTCCAGTTTCTTTAAAAAATTCAGAAACAAAGACATATTCTCCTATTTGAATAAAATCTGGGCATAATAAATGCGAAATTGCAATAACATCTTCCAGCGAATTGCAATTGCATGCTTGTTCAAATAAGTTACATCCCTTAGGTTTACTGAACTTACGAATAATTTCTTGTTGTACAATACTCCTATAATATTTAATTTCATACATTTTATCACCATCCAAATAAATCTAATATAAACTGCGGTACTGAACCATCCAATTTGTAAGGACTAAAAAACTTTTCTCCTGTAGGGTTAACATTAATTTTAAACCCTTTTACTCTACTTGAGCTTATATCATAAATCAGGTCACTATTACCATCATATACAAATACATGTTCACCATTTTCAGTTCGAAGAAAACTATTTGAATTACTCTTCGTTGGTCTATTTGCCCCTGCTTTATTTATTTTAACAGTTCCATCATCCTTTAAACTTTTAAAGTCGAAGCCGTTTAGTTCGCTCATATTATGTAAATTTCTTTCCCAAGAATCAGCCTTTCCCTTAACCACAGATACTTTCCCGCTTGTTAGCAGTTTTTTCCCAGTTGGGAGCCAAATGTCAAAATTGCTTCAAAAATATAATAGTATGCCGGATGGTTCCTGAACAGCTCTATCTTGTCACGGATCAGATGCTCCGCCCGCTCAGGATTGTCCTGGAGCGCATTCAGGATGTTTTCCGCCCCTTCCAGGAAATCTGCCCCCTGCATTATTACACTTCCCAGTGACATCAGGAACGTTGACATCGCTGTAGCTACTCCTGCAAGGCTTACCGCCTCTCCTGCCAGCAATGCTGCCGCCGCAGTTCCCAGTGCGCCTCCCGCGACCACCAGTGCAGAGATTCCTGCGACAATCAGTATACCGGCTCCAACTACCTGGATCGTCCCGCTTGTGATTCGGCCCACTTTTTCCCAATTGACGCTTACAAGCAAATCATAAAAACCTGTATCCGCACGGAAACGATCATACCCTTTCTGCTGCTCTAAAAGGTTATTATATTCTTGTATGTATCTTTCATATGTGCCCTCTTGCTGCATCTTTTCTATTTCTTCTCCAGTGGGCGCATGAAGCTCTATCCGATCAATATAATCCCAATAGGTCCTGTGCCCGCTCGGATCCACATAATTCAACGGACTATTCTTCACATAAACATACCGGTTCAGCGTCAGCGGATCCGTGATATCCCCCAGATAAGTATCCTCCTGGAAGAACCTTCCCGGATTAGCATTATAATATCTCGCCCTTAAGAACTCAAGCCCGGTATTCGGGTTATAGCTCTCTGCGTTATACCCATAGAAATCCGCACGTATTACATGGATCAAACGGTTTAACGGATCGTACTCATAGGTGGTCGCTCGTCCGTCACGGTCGGTCAGTTTGGTGATGTTATCGTTTTTGTCATATTCATAAAGCACCGTATAACCATCCGGATACAAGATTTCGGATAGGTTATCCGCTTCATCATAGAAATACTCCACCACTTTCCCGGAGCCATTAGTCGCGGTCTTTAAGCGGCCTAAGGAATCATAGGTATAAGTACTCTCCCCTGTGATATCCTCCATGGAGATCCGCTGGCCCATCACGTTATAGACCATTTTCTTTGCAAGGTGTACTGCCAGTTGAAAGCTGGATGGCTTAATGCCACCCAGCTAAAAGACTCTTTCCAATAAAGTTACTCAAAATACATCAATCATGTTTTACCCTAAATACATAAATGTGATTAATTGGTGCTGTCAGTTCATCCCGATTATCTACATCTTCTAACTCGAAACAAATGCCTTTTCTACACCTATTTGATCAACTTTTCCATCGCTCGCTATCCAAAATTTTGCATTATCAATCGCAAGTATTGCCCCCATTTCTAAAAGTTGTTCTTTATAATCTCTACCAATTATTTCTAAAAGATCTTCTCGTGTAATGCCAAGTTTAATATTTCCAATACAATCTCCTGGAATTATTGGACCGCTTTGTAATTTCATTTATTGTACCTGCCTTATATTAATAAATCCATTTAAACTCGTTCCCTCATAGAAATCAATGATTTGACCTGTTGCTTTATTGAAATAGCTTGTTTCCCTTGTGATCTTATTATGATTTGTGTTTGTCCACTTTGACCTCCTACTTGAATTCCATACTCCTTCAAATATGTCAGCAGAATTTTTGTTATCCTCAATTGTTCCTCGATATCAACACCATACTTCTGCTATAACTGCTGCCTAATCCCATTTTTCTATATTCATTACAGGTAATTCATGTAACTATACCAGATATGCAGCTTATCGTTAACACATTTCTGGGGTAAATTCATGTAATGCAGTAAAAATTCCAAATCATTTACTTCAATAATTAATTTTGGCAAATCAGACCCATTAAATCTTCACTTGCCCTCAGCAAATATCCTCCTGGAAAGCCTCCTGTGATTATCATTCCTCACTTTCCACCTGCATATCAACATCTACTCCATAACGTTCCATTAACCCAATTGCCACCTCTGACATACACTTTTCTATACTATCCCTGTCTAAATCTATCAGAAAATCCATCCAGAGGCTTTCATTTTCAAAATAACATTCTCTTTGAGCGTCACGCTCATTTCCTTCGGAAGCACTGCGAAACAGGTTGAAATCCACATGCTCCGACTCTCCTCCTGCACCTATAATTATTTCTGCATTTTCTTCTTCAATATCTATAATTACGCTTATTTTCTCCAGATTTCCTGACATATAATATTTCGCAAATAAATCTATAGAGCGTATTAAAAATTCTTCAATTACATTTTTCCAATCCATTATTCAACCTCATAATTAAAACTATTATAATTTATAATGTAATAACTGGAACTAAATAAAAATTTTTCCCTTTACAATGTTGTTCCATTAAAAATTTCACTTTTTTACTTACAACAATATAGGCCCATTCATAATTTAATTCCCCTGTCTTTTGTAAATCGTTTTCTTTAAAGAAACGCTCAGATGTAGTGTTGAAATCTAGAGCTCCTTCTAAGTTTTCCGCAGAAAATACTATATTTCCATTTAACTCTGTATACTTTTTACCACACCTTCTACAAATCCGTGATTCTGTCAAGGTTTTGCTATGCATTTCAGGAAGTTGATTCAGTACTTTTAACCTGAATAAATTATCAACATCTTTTTTATTTCTAGAGTCTACAACACTATCAAATTCCACCCCAGAAATTTTCTCTTTTTCGAAAAGTGTCTTTAACTCTCTTGTCACTATTATTTCAGGTTCTAACGGAAAAATATCATATTTATCAATTCCTCTTACAGGAACGCGACATTTTCCTTTTAATATCATCCCACCCTTGCACCAGTCACATCCGCCCTCATATTTGTTACCTCTAAGCAGCGAATAAAATCCATACTCGATTACCCGTTCAAGTTTAAGTTGATAAAAATTTGTAGTTTCCAGTTCATCTTCTGACAATATGTATTTACACTGCTCCCACATCACCAAATTAAGTTTTTCTGCATCTTTTATAAATTGCACATATTCACTTGTGTCTTCATAAAAATAAAAATATGCATAGTTTAAAGAATGCAGATACGGCTGTACTGACAGTTCTGCATATTTTTCTATTATTTTATCCAAATTGCGTGATATTACAGGATTTCCCGAAGTACTTTTGTCTAAAGTTATGTTATCACTTTTCACTCCTACTCGTACCAATTTTCGCATAGACTACTCCTCCTCTTTAGATGTGCGGACATTAATATTGCTTAATAAATGTCCGCACAATATAACCAAATTACAAATCATCCAACTGGTACTATTTGTGACAAAGCAGTTAATGCTTCTGCGCCATATTGTTTAATAAATCCGGCTGTGGCTGAAATACTATTTGCACCAACCATTACAGTGACTGATGTAAATACATAATCAATAATCGCTTCTGATACATCAAAATGTTTCTTTACTACTTCTGCCGCCTCAGCATTTGTAACCCAAACACGCTCTTCAGCACTTCCCTGGTAATATAAGCCATAGAATAAAAATCCTGGATATACCATAGACTCTACTACTGCCATTTTAATCTTTCCAGCAATAGGAATATTATCAATAAGCCCTACTGATCCTGGTGGTCCAGGTAACATTTTTACATTGGGATCCGACGTCAACATGTCTTGAAACTTACTATTGGCAGTCGTCATTCTACTATTGCTCAAATACCAAGTTATGGGTTTTACCTCCCATGCATACGGTTGAACATGCGGCAATTTCCATGCTATAATATCCGCTTCATAACACCTTGTTGTATTATTAGCCGTTAATTCACCTGCCCGTTCTACATGAAGTTCCACAAATGGCGAAAAACCATTTTCAACTAATCTCTTTGCTGCATATAACTGCGCAATTTCATGAAATGCTGTATAAATTGCTCCTGTTCCATTTTCAGAAAGTGCCTTTTTTGCAAGATCCTCCGCTGTTATAGTACCATTTATCAACCACTCTTTAAGCAATGTTAACATGGTTTCGGTCATGTGTCCGCTAGGATCCACATAATTCAACGGACTGTTCTTCACATATGCATACCGGTTCAACGTCAGTGGGTCCACGATATCCCCCAGGTAAGTATCCTCCTGGAAGAACCTCCCCTGATTAGCATTATAATACCTCGCCCTTAAGAACTCAAGCCCGGTATTCGGGTTATAGCTCTCTGCGTTATACCCATAGAAATCTGTATGCTCTGTGCTCCCCAGCGTCACCTGTCCATAAGGATCATACTGGTACACATCGGTCACTCTGCCATTATACCAGGTGTTCGCTGTCACACTCCCCCGTCCATCATACAGGTAGTAGCTCATCTCATCATGCACTACATCCCGCGCCTCCGTCCAGATATCATTCCTGGAATTGCGCATGGTACCTGCAGAGCTGTAAGACTCCGTCGCACCGCTGTTGACTGTGTAGGCCGTCAGCACTTCCGTATACTCCCGGTTGGTATCATTCACATACTCGGTCAGGTCATAGGCCCTTCCCGTATCCGAACAGATATAGCTGAACAGCTGGCCTTCCGCCGTCAGGCTCTCATCCTCATTCCGGCTGTGTTCCGGCATGTAGATCTCACCGCCCCAGCCGATCCCGTAGCCGCATTCTGCTTCCGGATTGTAGTTCAGCTGGAACGCGCGGTTCCCGTCGCCGTCATAGGTGGACGCCATAAGGAGCTTCTGCTGGTCATACACTGCCGTCAGATGGTTCTCCGTGTCATACTGGTATACTACTTCCGCCTGCTTCTGATAACACTCATAGGTCAGGTTGTTTTTTGCCTCCAGCACCTGATTCCTGGCGTTATAGGTATATATGCTCCCACTTCCATCCGTACGAGTCAGACGATTTAACGAAGTGCACTCCCCCCTGCCGCTCCGATTGTAAACTCGAGTTTAATCTAACCTAAAAATAGACAAAGTCCAGGCACAAAAGTCGGACTTTGTCTACAATCTGCATCGCCCGGCAAAGCCGGGCGAATAATAATAATAATAATTAATCAGAATGTTCACATATTAGTTGAATATGAGCATCCCATCCTTCTGGTGGTTTTCTTGATTTTGAAAACCATTTGCAACCACTGTCTATCCATTTCTGCTTCCACATATCTTGTTGTTTTTCTTTATCTGGAAAATCATCACATCCAAATTCAAAGTCACAGCAAGGGCAAATCTCATAAGAGCCATTACCATTCTCATCATACGGTTTTTCAAACAATCCATTATAATTGCATATAGGGCACATATACTTCACAAATAACCCACTCCTTCCTTACTGATGCAATAGTTCACCCGGTTGAGAATCAAAATATGCTTGTCTTTTTTAGGTGGGTAGTAGCTCATCTCATTCCGCACCACATCCCGCGCCTCGGTCCAGATATCATTCCTGGAATTGCGTATGGTACCTGCGTAGCTGTAAGACTCCGCCGCCCCACTGTTGACTGTGTAGGCTGTCAATACTTCCGTATACTCCCGGTTGGTATCATTCACATACTCGGTCAGGTCATAGGCCCTTCCCGTATCTGAACAGATATAGCTGAACAGCTGGCCTTCCGCCGTCAGGCTCTCATCTTCATTCCGGCTGTGCTCCGGCATGTAGATCTCACCGCCCCAGCCGATCCCGTAGCCGCATTCCGCCGCCGGGTTGTAGTTCAGCTGGAACGCGCGGTTCCCGTCGCTGTCATAGGTGGACGCCATAAGGAGCTTCTGCTGGTCATACACTGCCGTCAGACGGTTCTCTGTATCATACTGGTACACCACTTCCGCCTGCTTCTGGTAACACTCATGGGTCAGGTTGCCGTTGGCGTCGTAGGTGAAGGTGTAGTCCTTCGTTAAGTTCCCTTCGCAGACCGTCGCCGCTGTCATCTGGTTGTCGTCGTTGTAGGTGTATGTATTCTGCCAGGATTCCAGATAGCTGTATGGGAAGGTCTTGGCCTTCTTCGCAAAGGTCCGGTTCCCTGCCTCATCGTACTTATAGGTATAGGTCACCTTATGGAACTGCCCCTTACTCTCCTCACAGCCGATCATCTCATAATTGTGATTAATAGCTGATTCAGCGCGTTTTACAACCAACTCTAATGTTTGCGCTTACGAGAAAAACACTAGATACTTAAGTTTAATTGGTTAGGCGTTTACTTTATGTTCTTTCTGATAGCTATTTTACCTCATAGATAAAGAGAGGTGCTGTTCACTCCACCTCTCTTTACATAGAAATTCAAATATGATCGTTTCTATACACTGCTTTTACTGCCAAATATCCTGCATCTGTCTATAATCTTCTCGAATAAAGATTGCACTATCAAAAAAGATAAAAATCTCTTTTTCGTCACCTTCATATCCTGCAAATATTATTGTGTCTTGACAAGGCTCAAAGTATATTTTATTTCCTCTATACACCAAATACACAGGACTTCCTTTTTTCCCAGACGCGAAAGACAGGTGCTGGTTTTCTGCCATATAATAAGCATTTCCATTATATTCTATATGGTCATATAATAAATATTTAAATACGATTTCATCTCGGTTTTCCATAATATAGAAAAGAGATTTTATCCACAGTGTAATAATTAAAAATGAAACTATCACAATCACAATTAGTTTATATTTTTTTATTTACGTATTCCTCCTTCTGCAATTTTTATACTAATAAGATTGTTTGCTCCCTTCCAGGCTACTTGATCCATCCGCTTAGCACCCCACATTACTGTGACGCACCGGATTTAACTACACGGCTCACTGGCGATTACCGTGACCAGACTTACACTGGTTGGCATGGTCCAGCTTCGCTGGACGCACTGCAGGTTAAAGAGGTTATGCTGGAAAGCGCATAACCTCTGGGGACATCGCCCGGCAAAGCCGGGCAAATACTTTTTTGATAATATCTACTTTAATCCTATAATA
This portion of the Clostridium sp. AN503 genome encodes:
- a CDS encoding RHS repeat-associated core domain-containing protein, producing MVYNVMGQRISMEDITGESTYTYDSLGRLKTATNGSGKVVEYFYDEADNLSEILYPDGYTVLYEYDKNDNITKLTDRDGRATTYEYDPLNRLIHVIRADFYGYNAESYNPNTGLEFLRARYYNANPGRFFQEDTYLGDITDPLTLNRYVYVKNSPLNYVDPSGHRTYWDYIDRIELHAPTGEEIEKMQQEGTYERYIQEYNNLLEQQKGYDRFRADTGFYDLLVSVNWEKVGRITSGTIQVVGAGILIVAGISALVVAGGALGTAAAALLAGEAVSLAGVATAMSTFLMSLGSVIMQGADFLEGAENILNALQDNPERAEHLIRDKIELFRNHPAYYYIFEAILTFGSQLGKNC
- a CDS encoding RHS repeat-associated core domain-containing protein; translated protein: MLEAKNNLTYECYQKQAEVVYQYDTENHLTAVYDQQKLLMASTYDGDGNRAFQLNYNPEAECGYGIGWGGEIYMPEHSRNEDESLTAEGQLFSYICSDTGRAYDLTEYVNDTNREYTEVLTAYTVNSGATESYSSAGTMRNSRNDIWTEARDVVHDEMSYYLYDGRGSVTANTWYNGRVTDVYQYDPYGQVTLGSTEHTDFYGYNAESYNPNTGLEFLRARYYNANQGRFFQEDTYLGDIVDPLTLNRYAYVKNSPLNYVDPSGHMTETMLTLLKEWLINGTITAEDLAKKALSENGTGAIYTAFHEIAQLYAAKRLVENGFSPFVELHVERAGELTANNTTRCYEADIIAWKLPHVQPYAWEVKPITWYLSNSRMTTANSKFQDMLTSDPNVKMLPGPPGSVGLIDNIPIAGKIKMAVVESMVYPGFLFYGLYYQGSAEERVWVTNAEAAEVVKKHFDVSEAIIDYVFTSVTVMVGANSISATAGFIKQYGAEALTALSQIVPVG